One part of the Myxococcales bacterium genome encodes these proteins:
- a CDS encoding lipopolysaccharide biosynthesis protein translates to MPRSAGTTIARNSLWLLLDNVGGTVISLVTSVAVARLLGPEKYGHLQYVLWVAAMAKIVGEMGVPLAARKFASEARGRGDMERVASIIRATHRFQVAMAVLIPAAGLGLVFSVVAPEHRLYAALASLSLAPAFLMGVPTSLLWSTENLSFATKASLIGLAVNFIALMTALFVLHLELPGIAAALLLGRTADYLVRRHYYRDEVARLPKNAPRMDPELRRRLVRFCWHQSLLLAIEVVIWNRSEMLFLQYYSTIAQVGFFSQGFNLVQNLMLLPRLLSAAAGATLMVKQGASPKEVGHLGGKAVWVVAVVALPATFGLAALASPALRTLYGIRYVDSIAPLTILGLFGLARALSFPLLEILFATEKQLFVVRWSLAMLVVNLALGFWWIPGGGAVAAAWVKGVTQLFTVIGLWYFAVRHTGLVVPLGRFARLAASGVGMFLAVEAVVAPLHPVAGLCVGIPVGAAVFLVLVKLTRTLAPDDAEFLTKMQGRLPSVIRKPYMRALHWITPAPAPASPG, encoded by the coding sequence ATGCCACGGAGCGCAGGTACCACCATCGCCCGGAACAGCCTGTGGCTGCTGCTCGACAACGTCGGGGGCACCGTGATTTCGCTCGTGACCTCCGTCGCGGTGGCACGGCTCCTGGGTCCTGAAAAATACGGCCACCTCCAGTACGTCCTCTGGGTCGCGGCGATGGCCAAGATCGTGGGCGAGATGGGTGTGCCCCTCGCCGCCCGAAAATTTGCCTCGGAAGCGCGGGGGCGCGGCGACATGGAGCGCGTGGCCTCGATCATTCGCGCCACCCACCGCTTCCAGGTTGCCATGGCCGTGCTGATCCCGGCGGCGGGTCTCGGCCTCGTTTTCTCCGTCGTGGCCCCCGAACACAGGCTTTACGCGGCCTTGGCGTCGCTGAGCCTGGCGCCGGCGTTTTTGATGGGGGTGCCCACGTCCCTCTTGTGGAGCACCGAGAACCTTTCTTTCGCCACAAAGGCATCTCTCATCGGCCTCGCCGTGAACTTCATCGCTCTCATGACGGCGCTCTTCGTGCTGCACCTTGAGCTTCCCGGCATTGCGGCAGCCCTGCTCCTGGGACGCACGGCCGACTACCTGGTGCGGCGGCACTACTACCGCGACGAAGTGGCGCGCTTGCCGAAAAACGCGCCTCGGATGGACCCGGAGCTGCGCCGCCGCTTGGTGCGCTTTTGCTGGCATCAGAGCTTACTTCTGGCGATCGAGGTGGTGATCTGGAACCGCAGCGAGATGCTCTTTCTCCAGTACTACTCCACGATCGCGCAGGTTGGTTTTTTCTCCCAGGGCTTCAATCTCGTACAGAACCTGATGCTGTTGCCGCGGCTCTTGTCAGCAGCCGCAGGAGCCACGTTGATGGTCAAGCAGGGCGCCTCTCCCAAAGAGGTGGGGCACCTGGGTGGCAAAGCGGTCTGGGTGGTGGCCGTGGTGGCCCTGCCCGCCACCTTCGGCCTCGCCGCCCTTGCCAGCCCGGCGCTGCGAACGCTCTACGGCATCCGCTACGTGGACTCGATCGCACCGCTCACGATCCTGGGCTTGTTCGGCCTGGCGCGCGCCCTCAGCTTTCCCTTGCTCGAGATCCTCTTCGCCACCGAAAAGCAGCTCTTCGTGGTGCGCTGGAGCCTGGCCATGTTGGTGGTCAATCTGGCGCTTGGATTTTGGTGGATTCCTGGCGGGGGCGCCGTCGCGGCGGCCTGGGTCAAGGGCGTCACGCAGCTCTTCACCGTGATCGGCCTGTGGTACTTCGCTGTACGCCACACGGGTCTGGTCGTTCCGCTGGGGCGCTTCGCGCGCCTGGCAGCGTCGGGTGTCGGCATGTTCCTCGCCGTGGAAGCCGTTGTGGCGCCGCTTCATCCCGTGGCCGGATTGTGTGTGGGCATCCCGGTGGGCGCCGCCGTCTTCCTCGTGCTCGTCAAACTCACGCGCACCTTGGCGCCTGACGACGCCGAGTTTCTCACCAAGATGCAGGGGCGACTGCCCTCCGTCATCCGGAAGCCCTACATGAGGGCGCTGCATTGGATCACGCCGGCCCCGGCCCCAGCCTCGCCCGGTTGA
- a CDS encoding glycosyltransferase family 4 protein translates to MHGRGASRLCRGTDFAELLPTLHCATTLQTLSPMRIALVNQPWSRFRPPVDRADSIAIWSYQTARRFVASGQGSVTFLSRNDAGQPSFEVRDGLTFRRLPYWPKRRGYTWLRRGLDALGWQDVPFDHDAFHRGFAAWAGTWARRDGAEVVHVHNFSQFVPIVRRVLPEARIVLHMHCSWLAQLPAALIEPRIAQADGIWGCSAHLMDPVVARFPPLGTRCRVVPNGVDVAEFAPSTRRPAGQRILFVGRLSPEKGVHTLVEAFTRVAHVLPGATLKLVGPHAPTPLDFLAKLDEAPEVRALGRFYEPGNDDYLGALTRLVPSALKTRVTFAGEVPPARLPRIYAASDVLVNPSLSESFGMSLVEAMAAEVPVVATKVGGMPEIVSDGGTGRLVPADDPRALADALIETLREPARVRPWVRAAAAHVRHTYDWSHVTRQVTRAYRELVR, encoded by the coding sequence ATGCATGGCCGAGGTGCCTCGCGCCTCTGCCGAGGCACGGATTTCGCAGAGCTCTTGCCCACGTTGCACTGTGCCACTACCCTGCAAACACTGTCACCGATGCGCATCGCCCTGGTCAATCAGCCCTGGAGCCGCTTTCGGCCTCCCGTCGACCGGGCCGACTCGATCGCCATCTGGTCCTACCAGACGGCCCGTCGTTTCGTGGCCTCGGGCCAGGGGTCCGTCACGTTCCTGTCACGCAACGACGCCGGACAGCCCTCCTTCGAGGTACGAGACGGCCTCACGTTCCGCCGCCTGCCTTACTGGCCGAAGAGGCGCGGCTACACGTGGCTGCGTCGGGGGCTCGATGCCCTTGGCTGGCAAGACGTCCCCTTCGATCACGACGCCTTTCATCGGGGCTTCGCCGCCTGGGCGGGCACGTGGGCCCGGCGCGATGGCGCCGAGGTCGTGCACGTGCATAACTTCTCTCAATTCGTGCCAATCGTGCGTCGCGTGCTTCCCGAGGCGCGCATCGTGCTTCACATGCACTGTTCGTGGCTGGCGCAGCTGCCTGCTGCCCTCATCGAACCTCGCATCGCACAGGCCGACGGGATCTGGGGCTGCAGCGCACACCTGATGGACCCTGTCGTCGCGCGGTTTCCTCCGCTCGGCACCCGCTGCCGGGTGGTGCCCAACGGCGTCGACGTGGCTGAGTTCGCGCCTTCCACCCGGCGCCCCGCGGGGCAACGCATCCTCTTCGTCGGACGTCTGTCACCCGAAAAAGGTGTTCACACGCTGGTCGAGGCCTTCACCCGCGTGGCCCACGTCCTCCCCGGGGCCACTCTGAAGCTGGTGGGCCCCCATGCGCCGACGCCCCTCGACTTCCTGGCAAAGCTCGACGAAGCCCCCGAGGTCAGGGCTCTCGGCCGGTTTTACGAGCCGGGGAACGACGATTACCTCGGCGCGCTCACACGCCTGGTTCCTTCCGCCTTGAAGACGCGGGTCACCTTCGCGGGCGAAGTGCCTCCCGCCCGATTGCCCCGAATCTACGCCGCGTCGGACGTGCTCGTGAATCCCTCCCTCAGCGAGTCCTTCGGAATGAGTTTGGTGGAAGCCATGGCCGCCGAGGTCCCGGTGGTGGCCACGAAGGTCGGGGGCATGCCGGAGATCGTCAGCGACGGAGGCACAGGGCGGCTGGTGCCCGCCGATGATCCCAGGGCCTTGGCCGACGCCCTCATCGAAACGCTTCGCGAACCTGCCCGGGTGCGCCCCTGGGTCCGCGCCGCCGCGGCGCACGTGCGGCACACCTACGACTGGAGCCATGTGACCAGGCAGGTCACCCGGGCTTATCGGGAGCTCGTCCGCTGA
- a CDS encoding glycosyltransferase: MTPKLSVGLPVYNGETFLGAALDSLLGQTFGDFELIVSDNASTDGTQDLIAGYARKDARIKHHRNAKNIGAAPNFNRVLELARAPLFKWAAHDDRLEPGFLAACVAALDADPGVVLAYTEVKLTGESGDEGIYRNQLPTDHDDPVVRFEALLASHECYEIFGVIRREALERAGAMGAYAHGDGVLLGRLALRGRFFQVPEPLFIWRRHAAQSMSRFKGDYRSYAVWFNPSLKGKRVFPYWKLYWEQVRSVDQAPLSPRDRLRCYRRLARSARHRRHRLIGDVKFHAQDLLRATLGTGKPPAAPMM, translated from the coding sequence ATGACACCAAAGCTCAGCGTGGGATTGCCGGTCTATAACGGCGAGACGTTCCTGGGGGCCGCACTCGATTCGTTGCTGGGACAGACGTTCGGTGATTTCGAACTCATCGTCTCCGACAACGCCTCGACCGATGGCACGCAAGACCTGATCGCTGGATACGCTCGCAAAGACGCCCGGATAAAGCATCACCGCAACGCAAAGAACATCGGTGCGGCGCCGAACTTCAACCGCGTTCTCGAACTGGCACGTGCGCCCCTTTTCAAGTGGGCCGCTCACGACGACCGTCTCGAACCCGGCTTCCTGGCCGCCTGCGTGGCTGCCCTCGATGCCGACCCGGGTGTGGTTTTGGCGTACACCGAGGTCAAGCTGACCGGAGAGTCTGGTGATGAAGGTATTTACCGGAATCAGCTACCTACGGACCACGACGACCCGGTGGTGCGGTTCGAGGCGTTGCTAGCGTCGCACGAGTGCTACGAGATCTTCGGTGTGATTCGCCGTGAAGCGCTGGAGCGGGCGGGCGCCATGGGAGCTTACGCGCACGGCGACGGCGTGCTGCTGGGCCGCCTTGCCTTGCGGGGGCGCTTCTTCCAGGTGCCCGAACCGCTCTTCATCTGGCGCCGGCATGCCGCGCAGTCGATGTCGCGCTTCAAGGGCGATTACCGTTCGTACGCCGTCTGGTTCAACCCCTCCCTCAAAGGCAAGCGCGTGTTTCCCTATTGGAAGCTCTATTGGGAGCAGGTCCGCTCGGTAGACCAGGCACCGCTTTCACCGCGGGATCGCCTGCGCTGCTACCGGCGGCTCGCGCGCTCTGCCCGTCACCGGCGTCATCGCTTGATAGGCGACGTGAAGTTCCACGCACAAGATCTCCTCAGGGCCACGTTGGGCACGGGCAAGCCTCCCGCAGCTCCCATGATGTAG